The Mangrovibacterium diazotrophicum DNA window CGAACCCAGAAATAGTTCATGTGCTCAATCTGGCGTTCAACCCATTCGTCTGATGACAGAACATCTAATTTTTTGGCCGTTTCGTTCCAACCCACATAAGTATTAAATGAAATTTGAGGGCGACCAGTTTTCCCTTTTTTTGTTGTGATGATCACAACCCCGTTTGATCCGCGAGAACCGTATATTGAAGCAGCAGCAGCATCTTTCAAAACCTGGATTGACTCAATATCATTCGGGTTCAAGTTAGTCAGCGGGTTACCATTGGAGAAACCACCGCTTGATGATTGTGGCGAAACTTCCAGCGGGAATCCGTCGACAACGTACAAGGGTTCGTTATTCGCAGAGATTGAGCCGGTACCTCGAACCTGAATACTGAAGCCTTGTCCCGGCAGACCGCTGGTTTGTTGAACACGCACACCGGCCATCTGGCCAATCAAAGCCTGGTCAACTTTATTCACCGGGCGCTCATTCAATTTTTCAGCGTCCATGGTGGCAATTGAGCTGATGATGTCGCTTTTCTTCTGCGTACCGTAGCCCACAACAACTACCTCGTCGATACCCAGGGTTTCTTCTTCCAAAACAACATCAATATTAGCTTGGCCGGCAACTGCAATTTCTTTCACTTGCATACCCACAAAACTGAAAACCAAAGTTGCACCGGTCGGAACTTCGATTGCGTAGTTTCCATCAAAGTCGGTAATGGTACCGTTGGTTGTTCCTTTTTCAACCACCGTCACACCAGGGAGGGGCGCGCCTTGTTTGTCTTTAACATTACCCTTTACCGTTTTAGATTGTGCCACTTGGGTGTTACCGCCCGATGGTGTTAAAACAATTAAATTATTCTCCAGCACCTTGTAGGTGATGGAAGAGTTCGCGAATATCTGATCCAGGACTTCTTCGACATCTGCGTTTTCGGTGTTCACCGTAACGGTCCGATTCAGGTCGGTAAATTCATCGTTGTATAGAAAGTGAAACTGACTTTGTTCCTCAATTTCGATCAGTACATCCTTGATTGTCTTTTCGTTAAGCTTAAGTTTAAATTTGGTGGCCTGCGAGTAGGAACTCGCGCTTACATGAAAGACGATAAGGAAAGTAAATAGCGTCGTTAGTTTCATGATTAAGAATAGTTTTTTCATTCCGGACGCAAAGAGCCAACCGGAATAATCCAGATTTTTTTTCATAATTTAGCATTGTTAATTAGTTAAACAACTTCATTGAGGGGAACCGCCAAGAACGCCTCAAGTGGTTTGGTTAAGAATTTTAACGAATGGGAGAGCGATCTCCCATTTTTGTTTTGGTTATTTCATAGAGTGACTATTTTTTAATTAGTGGTTCATACTCGCGTTTAAGTTTCTCGTTGATCGTTAGGATTACCTTATTCTCGTTTATGGTATAGTTCAAAGGAATAGTCAGCTGCACTGCCTGTAACAACTGTCCGAGTGTTTGTTGCTCAATGGATCCGGAAATTTTATACGATTTTAGTCGTTCGTCTGCGATGGTAATTTTCACGTCATAACGACGTTCCAGTGTTTTAGCAAAATCCAGCATATTTTCTCGTTCAAATATCCAGCGTTTGCCTCTCCACGACGTGTATAGCTCGGTGTTAACGTTATCTGCAATTTTATACGACATATTGTTGTTTAACGAGCTTCCCAAATTGATGGTTATCTTTTGGTTGGGTTGAAGAACTACATGGTCACCAAACTCCGATACATCAACTTTTCCTTCAACCAGGGTCGTCTCCAGTAAGTTCTCGTCGGCGTAGGCTTTTACGTTAAAGGCGGTACCAACAGCTTTAACCTTTACATCACCGGCTTTAACAACAAAGGGGAGATCTGTATTTTTTGCAACCTCAAAATATCCTTCACCGGTAAGCTGAATGTCGCGGTCTTTTGAGTTGAAGGTGCTGCTGTAAGTCAATTTACTGCCGGCGTTCAACCATACTTTGGTACCATCGCCAAGATTCATGTTCAACTTGGCACCATAGGGAGCCTCAATTTCGTAATGAGCGACTTCTGACTGAAAGCCTAGTTGTCCTCTGTTGCTCATCCAAACGGCACCCAGTAAAAAGGCCAAAACAAATACGGCCGCAATTTTTATCCACTCGGGAATTCTTTTGATTGGAATGGTTTTCGATTTTTGAGCTGGAGAATTTTGAATCCGGTTTTGGAGTGCGGAGTAACGCTGTTCGATGTTTAGATGTTTGGAGTCGGCCAATTGGCCTGCTGCAAACCAAGCGTCGCGAATCTCTTCGTAGTGCTTGAAGTTCTCGGGATCAGTATCGATCCAGGCTTCAACTTGAGAAACTTCGTCTTTTGAAGCTTCACCCTGCAGACATTTTAAAATAAGCTCATCCATCCAACTGTGAATTTTGGGGCGTTACAGAGGAGTGACAACTTTGTGGTCAAAAGAGGTGACAAAAATTTTTCAGTTTTTGAAGAAAAGAACGACGAGCAGGTGTTTGAGATCTTTTTGAAGTCGGGTTAAAGCTCTCAATAATTGTGTTTTAACGGTGTTGACTGAGACCTCCAGAATTTCAGCAATTTCTTTGTTTTTTTTCCCTTCAAGCCGGCTCATTACAAAGATTTGGCGACACTGATCCGGTAGTTTCTCGATCGAATTTTGCAGTTTGATCTCGTATTCTTTTTCGATCAGGGTTGAAAGGGGGAAGCTGTTGTTCGCTTTTTCAATTTCCTCAAATGCCTGGTGGGTTTGATAAAGGAGAAACTTATCTTCAACCTTTTTATGTTTGAGGTGATTCAGGGAGTTGTTGTAAACAGTTCGGTAAAAATAGGCAGCTGGTGAAGTTTGGACGACAATTTGATCCCGTTTTTCCCAAACCCGAAAAAACAGTTCTTCCACGATCTCTTCGGCGGCAAGACTGTCCTTCAAAAGATCGTAGCAATAGTTATACAAGCGCCCGTAATATTTCTTGAAGAAATACTCAAAAGCACCCTCGTCGCCACGACTCATTTTACGAAAGATTTCAATTTCGTTTGTGGTCATTCAATCGGGATCGTTACACTGACGTTTATACTTAACCTATCTAGAGTCGATAAGATTTAACAATAAAAGTAAAATCTGTGTTGCACGTAAATGTATTGGTTTATCCTCTCTCGAGCAAATGTCTGAAGCGTTTAATCTGCTCGGGCGAGCCCAGAACAAACAATTGGTCGCCGCGGCTCAGTGTTAATTCCGACGAAGGGTTGAAGATGTACTTGGCTCCGCTGATCTTGATTCCGACGATATTGATTCCGGAAATGTCCTTGCTGCGAAGTTCTTCGATGGAGTGATTGACAAAGCAATCGGCCATGTTTGTGCAGCTGATTTCTTCCAGACTTACATCTTTACTGTGTTGAAGGAGAATGTATTCGAGGAATTCGACGACATCGGGCTGTGTAATCAGTTTCGCCATTCGCTGGCCGCCAATGCGTTCGGGCATGATCACGTTCGTAACCCCGGCCCGTTTGAGTTTCGATACCGATTCCATCTCGCTTGCACGGCTGACGATCTTCAGGCTCGGGTTCATACTGCGCGCCGTTAGTGCTACAAAAACATTGTCGGCGTCGTTTGGCGTGGTTGCAATTAATGCACGGGCGTGATCAACACCGGCTTGCTTTAGCACATCCTCATGGGTGGCGTCTCCCCGAATGTACAACAACTCTTCATTATCGCGAATTCGACTGATCACGTTGTCGCGCTTGTCGATGATGACAAACTCAATTCCGTAATCCATTAATTCCATGGCTACTTGTTCACCGTTTCGGCCGAACCCGATGATGATGACATGGTCTTTCAATTTTTGAATTTTCTTGTCCACCCGATATGTTTTTAAGTAGTTAACTAATTCGCCATCAAAAACAAAGCGTGCCAGGTTGGAGCCCACATAGGCCAAACTTCCCAGGCTGGTAATAATCAACCCTGATGTGAAAATCTTACCAATGTCGCTAAGCGGATGTACTTCGCTGAACCCAACCGTAGAGATGGTGATGATGGTCATGAAAAAGGCATCGATCAGCGAATATTTTTCGATATACATGTAGGCCAAAGTCCCAATGGAGAGCATCGAAAAAAGCAGCAGAACACCAACACGGAGGGTTCTGTTGGAAACATCCTGAAATTTATTCGTCGACTGGCTCATGCTTTTCGTGGTTGCTGTGATGGATCAACTTCATTCCTACAGGGCAATTTAAGCATTTTTTGGCATTGCAATAATTATTCTTCAGCTGAATCAGCGCCTGTGTGTCGAAGGCGGATCGCGCCGCAATCCCCAAGCCGGCCCAGTTGGCGATTATTGAATTGGTTTCAGCAGGTATCTGTTCCAGGTAGTTTAGTGCCAAATCCTTCAAAGGTTGCTTTTTATGGTATTCACCGTAGACAAAAAGGAATGGTACCAACGTATTAATCACTAGGTTGAAGAAAGCCGAGTCACCAAGGTGCTTAGCTTGCTTTTTTGATAGCTTGTTGAATTTAAAATGGCTTTCCCAATAGGAAGAGGCTTCGATTTGAAAGAGCTTTTTAACGTCGCTTAATTTCTCCGTTTCGATGATATGGGAAAATAAAGCCGTCGATTGGTGAACGAGCATAGCGAATTGAGCAATCCGCACGGTTGGGAAGTTGACCGGTCTCAGGCGCAGGAATTTCCACAAATGTCCTTCAATGGGTTTCAGCTTGTATTTTTTATAAAGGAAAGAGAATTCCTGGCGCAAAGCCAGAAAATAGTCATCGCCAACCAATTCTTCGTTCAGTAAACCGGCTGTGCCGTAGAGCAGTGCTTCCAGCTGAAACAGGTCGTTTTTGTGTTTCCCCAGAATGGATAGTGGTAGTACTTTTGCCAGCAGTTCGAACGGTACAGCATTTGTTTTGAAACCGAAGTTTCGCGCCAGAAATTGGTAGAAAGTTTCATTCCAGTCGTTGTTGTTTTGTTGCAGCCGCTCGGTGATTTCCGCTGTTTTTTGTTGCAGCCGCTCTACCATTAGCGCGTGATACCAGATTTGCAATGTAATCGATGGAACACGATGAATAGAATCTGCACAGGGAATCCAGCTGGTCGATTTCTGAAGTTTTAGGTAGTTGTGTTCCAGTATTTCGTCGTAGTTCAGGCAGGCACATTCAATGTGTTCGCCTTTTGAATTTTGAATTGCGGTGTCGTCTTCTTTTACCACATGAAGAATAACATTGTCGTAGGCGCCGTCTTTCTCGTGCTTGTGTTTGATCCAATCGCTGGATCGCCAATGAATCTCCACATTTCCAGCCCAGGTTGTTTCGCCGATTTTTAGTCGGGCATTGAAAAAGTCCGGTCCGGCATCGGTATTCTGAAAGCCAGGTGAAATGACTTTGATTGGTTGTCCCGAGCTGGTTTGAAATGGATCCTCGTTAAAAAGACGGTGTTTCCACAAAAATTGAAGGAAGAACTCGTTCATAGGTTTTGGCTTGATCAGGTTAACTAAAATAAGAAAAATATCACTTGACAACCAGCTGTTTGTGAGCATTGTGCTCATTCGTTGAGGTGAATTTGGCTGCTTCGCGATTTCGGAAAATCTGTTTTAATCGTAAACCGCCCATTTCGCTACAAATTCAAGCTTTTTGATGTAGCTTTTTCAGTGTTTTTTCACGTATATATTTAATGTAAGGCTGGATGTATTTTCGGATAGAACCGACTAACTTTAATAGAGAACCTAAAGCTTGTGATGAATTTGAGTAAATTAAATATCACGCGAATTGTCGTAGTTGTGTTCTTTTTCGCAATTGCTGTTTCGATCGCTTCGGCGACCATCGGAAGAGAAATATACGGGGCAACGAAGGTGAGTTTGCTGTCGTTTGGGATTATCAACTTCTCGGGCTATCTCTTCTTTTTGATTATGCCGGTTGAGTTGGCTTTTATTTACTACCTTCACTCGCATCTCAGTCTTTTTCTGCTGAATATTATTGCAATTGTAACGGCCCTAGGGGCGCAGCTCATTGATTACTGTATTGGTCGCTGGCTGAGTGCGTCGTTTATCGACAAGCTGGTGGGGCGTCACCGGTACGAAAAAGCGGAGGAGGAAATTCGTGCGTATGGTAATATTGCTATTTTCCTTTTCAACTTATTACCGCTTTCATCGCCTATTATTCTGTTGGCTGCCGGTATGCTGAAACATCCGATCCGGCAGGCCATTTTTTACAGCCTGCTTGGGCTGGTTGCTAAATACCTGTTTATCTCGATCATCTTCTTTTAGAAAAACAAAGCCCGAAGCTCTTGCGAACTCCGGGCCGGATTATGATTGATTATAAACATTTGTAGGTGCGGACAAGTCGTCCTATTTATCTTTACAGCAAATCTGCTTCCAGTAGCAATTCTTCCATATCAACTTGCACATCCATAGCAGCCATTCTCGCTTTCTCAGCAAAATCCTCGTCGTTTGAAGCGTAAATGATAGCACGGGAAGAGTTCACCAACAATCCGCAATGATCGTTCATACCGTATTTAGCCACCTCTTCCAGGCTGCCGCCTTGCGCTCCAACACCCGGAACCAACAGGAAGTGATCCGGAACCAGCTCGCGGATGCCTTCCAGGTTTTCAGCCTTGGTGGCGCCAACCACGTACATCATGTTGTCGGTTGTACCCCAGGTTTGCGATGTTTTCAGCACCGACTCGTACAGCTGGTCGCCGCTTTCCTCATCTTTCAGGAATTGAAAATCGAAAGCACCCTTGTTTGACGTCAAAGCCAATAAAATCACCCAGCGATCCAGGTAAGTCATGAATGGTTTTACTGAATCTTCACCCATGTAAGGTGCAACAGTTACGGCATCAAAATCCATGTGATCGAAGAACGCACGAGCGTACAAATTCGATGTGTTGCCAATATCGCCGCGTTTGGCATCGGCAATAATGAATTGCTCCGGGTATTTCTCGCGAATGTAGTTCACGGTTTTTTCCAAAGCCACCCAGCCGGCAACGCCCAGGCTTTCGTAAAAAGCCAGGTTTGGTTTGTATGCCACACACAAATCCTGTGTTGCGTCGATGATTTCTTTGTTGAAAGCGAAAATCGGGTCTGAAGTATCTTTCAGGTGAGCTGGGATCTTCAGAATATCGGTGTCTAGTCCAATGCACAGGAAACTGCGCTTGGCTTTGATCTGTTCAAAAAGTTGTTCTTTGTTCATTTTATATCGTCGTTATAAAGTGAGGGCCTCACTCGATAAATTTAAATTTCAGCCTCTTTCAAACGCTCTGCGTTTTCTTCGAGCATCAGTTTTTCGATGATCTCGTCGATATCGCCGTTGATGATCGCCTGCAGGTTGTAAAGTGTCAGGTTGATACGGTGATCGGTTACGCGTCCCTGTGGCCAGTTGTAGGTACGGATTTTGGCAGAACGGTCACCCGTTGATACCATGGTTTTCCGTTTCGAAGCAATCTCGTCCAAATACTTCTGGTGTTCCATATTGTAGATACGGGTACGCAGTTCGATCATCGCTTTATCGAGGTTTTTCAACTTCGATTTCTGATCCTGGCACTGTACCACGATACCGGTCGGAATGTGTGTCAAACGAATGGCGGAGTATGTGGTGTTCACCGACTGTCCTCCGGGACCTGACGAACAGAACTCGTCGCGACGGATATCTTCATTGCGCAGTTCGATGTCGAACTCTTCTGCTTCAGGCAACACGGCTACCGATGCCGCAGAAGTGTGCACACGTCCCTGTGTTTCGGTTTGAGGCACGCGCTGAACACGGTGCACGCCCGATTCGTATTTCATGATTCCGTATACATTCTCTCCGGTGATGGTAGCAACAATCTCTTTGTAGCCGCCAGATGTACCCTCGCTCACCGAGCTTACTTCCAAGCGCCAGCCTTTTCGTTCGGCGTATTTTGAATACATTTTGAAAAGGTCACCGGCGAAAATTGAGGCTTCGTCGCCACCAGTACCGGCACGGATTTCGAGAATGGCATTCTTGGCGTCTTCCGGATCGGCAGGTACCAGTAATAACTTAATTTCTTGTTCTTTGCCCGGAATTGCGTCTTCGCTTTGTTCAATCTCTTCTTTGGCCATTTCGCGAATATCCGGGTCGCTCTCCTCAGCCAACATTTGTTTGCCTGATTCAATATTTTCAATCAGGTTTTTATAATCTTTAAAAGCTTGCACCAAAGCTTCCAGGCGACGATACTCCTGGTTCAGCTTCACGTAGCGTTTCATGTCGCTCATCGTTGCCGGGTCAGTAATTTGCTGGCCAACCTCGTCGAAGCGGTGCTGAATGCTTTCGTATTTTTCTAATAATGAATAATCTGCCATATAATCAGTTCCAAGTTAACAGTTTAAAGTTCCAAGTTTCGAGTTCCAAGTTTCGGTTACTCACGACTCATGTCTCAATACTCTAATACTCGAATGTTCCGAATTCGGATGTAATGGTGAGTTTTTTGCCTTCGTGAGCTTCAACCCGACCAACAACCTGCGCGTCGATATTGAATGATTTTGAGATTTCGATAATCGCATCAGCCAATTCAGGCTTCACATAGATCTCCATGCGGTGTCCCATGTTGAAGACTTTGTACATTTCAGCCCATTCGGTTTTCGATTCTTCCTGAATTAATTTAAACAGCGGAGGAACCGGGAACAGGTTGTCTTTAATCACATGTACGCCGTCAACAAAGTGCAGCACTTTTGTTTGCGCGCCACCCGAGCAGTGCACCATTCCGTGGATTTCGGAGCGGTGAGCATCCAGAATTTTTTTAATAACCGGAGCATAAGTACGCGTTGCAGAAAGCACCAGTTTACCGGCATCGATGCCCAAACCTTCGATAGCATCGGTCAGTTTTTTCGTTCCCGAATAAACCAGTTCTGCCGGAACTTCGGCATCAAAGCTTTCCGGATATTTAGTTGCCAGGTAGTTGGCAAATACATCGTGACGAGCCGAAGTCAGACCATTGCTGCCCATGCCTCCGTTGTATTCTTTTTCGTAAGTTGCCTGGCCAAATGAAGCCAATCCAACAATGACATCACCTGCCTGGATGTTGTCGGCTGAAATCACATCCGAGCGTTTCATGCGGCAGGTCACCGTCGAGTCCACGATAATGGTCCGAACGACATCGCCCACATCAGCTGTTTCGCCGCCGGTAGGGTAAACACCAACGCCCATTTCCTGCAATTCGCGACAAAGTTCGTCGGTTCCATTAATGATCGCGGCGATCACTTCACCCGGAATTTTATTTTTGTTACGACCAATGGTTGACGACAGCAAAATGTTATCCACTGCTCCAACGCACAACAAGTCGTCGATATTCATGATCAACGCATCCTGAGCGATTCCCTTCCAAACCGAAATATCACCGGTTTCTTTCCAGTACATGTAAGCCAGGGAAGATTTGGTTCCGGCACCGTCGGCGTGCATAATGTTGCACCAGTCCGGATCGCCGCCCAACACGTCGGGAATAATTTTGCAAAACGCTTTCGGGAACAGTCCTTTATCGATGTTTTTGATGGCGTTGTGCACATCCTCTTTCGAAGCCGAAACGCCCCGTGCCATATACCTGCTGTCGCTCATAAAATTGGATTCTGAATTCGGGGCACAAAGTTAATATTTTTAGGGAAATATGCAGGTGTAAATATGCAGGGGCATCGATTGCTATTTGAAGAAAATGAGGAAACCTTTCTTCGAGCTCCGATGTTTACTACCTTTGTCGCACCCTCCAATAAAAACTGGTCGCTTCGAAATCGAAGGTTTTATATGAGCAAAACAACGCGCCAATTAGCCAACATCATTTCCGTAACACTCGGAATGCGTCTCTTCTCCATGTTAATTATCATCCCGTTTTTGTCGGTTTATGCCCTGAATTTAGAAGGTGGGGCGCCATGGCTGACGGGTTATGCACTCGGGATTTTCGGTCTAACGCAAGCTGTTTTGCAGATTCCGTTCGGCATGTTGAGCGACCGGATTGGTTACAAGAAAATGATGCTAGCCGGTTTGATCATGCTCATTGTGGGCCTGTTGACCGCTGCCTATGCCACCAGTATTTACTGGCTGATTTTCGCGCGCGCTTTGCAGGGGAGTGGTGCCATCGTTACGGTTGGCTATTCGTGGATTTCGTCGGCAGCCGGTGATGAAGAAAGGGATAAACAGTTAACTCGGCTGGGAGCAGTTTTGGGAACTTTCACCATGCTTTCTTATCTGATCGGTCCACTGGTTCACATTGTGCTTAGCGTGAGTCACATGTTTGTCTTTTCGGCTGTGTTGATTGCGATCTGCTTTGTGTGGGTGCTGTTGTTCACCAAACAGGTTGATCCGGAAGTTCGGAAATTGAAGAGCGCTGAGAAGGCAAAGCAGAAGTCGGTTTTTAATCGTCGTAATTTGATGATGGGACTCATGCTGACGACGAACAACCTGATGAGCATGGCCTTCTTTTTTATGCTTCCGATGTTACTAACCGGAGTGCTCGAAACAAACCGCATGTGGATGATTTTGACGCCCGCCATCCTTTGTTCTGTTCTCTTGCTGCCCGTATTTTCCAGGTTGAGTCAGAAAGGCAAGGGCAAAATTACGATTGGCTCGCTGTTTATTGTTGAAGGACTTGGATTTGGGCTGATGTACATCGGCAATATCGCCGGCATTGTTGCCGGAACGATTTTGCTAACCACCGGTACATTTGCTATTTCAACCATTGTGCCGATGCTCGCCAATCGCGGCATCGATAATCAGCAACGTGGCAAAGGAAACGGGATTATTGTCAGCTTGCAGTATGTCGGATCATTCCTGGGAGCGGCGCTAACGGGAACACTGTGGAACTTCTCTCCCGATTTCGCTTTTGTGTTTACCGGATTGGTTGCTCTTGGCGGAATGACGTTAGTTGCGACCTTCCCGAAAAACAAACAGGCTGAAGCGGCCACTGCTTAAGCCAAACACAAAAAAAAAGGATGCCATTTGCGGACATCCTTTCAGCTATATTTTTGATTCACCTTCAAAGTAAATATTGAAAAAGATCCGGTTTATCGTTGATGTATTCATGAATGAAACCGTGTTCTGTCATGCGTTGCACAAGGCCATCAAAGTCTTTTTTGTCGGTCAACTCAATGCCCACAAAAGCGGGGCCTTTCTCGCGGTTTGTCTTTTTTGAATAATCGAAATGGGTGATGTCGTCGTTGGGCCCCAAAACATTGTCGATAAAATCGCGCAGAGCTCCGGCCCGCTGAGGAAAACGGATGATGAAATAATGCTTCAATCCTTCGAACAGCAGTGAACGCTCCTTGATTTCTTCGGTACGGGTAATGTCGTTGTTGCTTCCGGAAACGATGCAAACCACATTTTTCCCTTTAATCTGATCAGCGTAATAATCGAGTGCTGCAATGGAAAGTGCTCCGGCAGGTTCTACCACAATGGCATCGCGGTTATAAAGCTCCAGAATCTTCGTACAAACACGTCCTTCTGGAACCAGCACGATGTCGTCAACCACCTCTTTGCAAATTTCGAAAGGCAGATCGCCGACTCGTTGCACGGCTGCTCCATCGACGAACTTATCGATGTTTTCCAGTTTCACAACCTCGCCTTTTTTCATCGATTCCGACATGGACGGTGCTCCGGCGGGTTCAACCCCGATAATTTTCGTATTTGGGCTGACTTGTTTGAAGTAACTTCCAACGCCGGCAATCAAACCACCACCACCAATTGGTACAAACAGGTAATCGATTTGGCAGGTTGAATCCTGGATGATTTCCAGCGCAACGGTTGCCTGACCTTCGATAATCAGCGGGTCGTCGAACGGGTGGATGAATGTTTGGCCATTTTCCTCGCAGTCCTTCAACGCTTCGGCACTTGCCTGGTCGTAGGTGTCTCCAAACAGAATGATTTCGACATTGTCGCGGCCGAACATTTGTGCCTGTTTAATCTTCTGCTTCGGTGTCGTCGTCGGCATATAAATTTTTGCCTTGATACCCAGCTTGTAGCTGGAGTAGGCTACACCTTGTGCATGGTTTCCGGCGCTGGCGCAAACAATTCCGTTTTGCAGCTGCTCAGGGCTCAGGCTTTTGATCTTGTTGAATGCCCCGCGGATTTTATACGAACGTACTTGTTGCAGGTCTTCGCGTTTCAGCATGACGCGCGCCTGAAACTGTTCCGACAAGTTCAGGTTGGCGGCCAGCGGCGTTCCGCTTAGAACTTCATTAATCGTCAGTTTGGCCCGGTTGATGGCCTGTAAACTTGGGAAATATTTTTTTGTCATTTGTACTCGGTTAAGAACATCATTTTGGAAAGGGATGGTTGTCCCAAATTGAATATTCGGGATAAGTCTGCAACCCGCTTAAAACATTACGTTATTTTTCCGTTTCCGGCGTAAATTTTTCGTGGTAGTCTGTAGAAAGAACACGGAACTCGGTTCTTCGGTTGATCGATTTCGCAATTTCCTGTTGCTCGGGTGTTAATCGGTTGATGAATTCTTCCGTCAACTCGTCATTCCGCTTCAGGAAATCGTACTGACGAGCCAACTCACGGGTGATCTTTTTCGGCCATGTTTCGCCATAACCTTTTGCCACCAATCGATCCGGATTGATACCCCGTTCAATAAGATAATCTACGGCTGCCTGTGCCCGCTTTTGTGATAAGTCGAAGTTGAACTTGTCGGAACCAACGTGGTCGGTGTGCGACATAAGCTCGATGGTGATCGTTGGGTTGGTTTCAAGAATTTGCACCACGCTGTCGAGCGAATGTTTTGAAGCTTCATTCAACTCCCAGGCACCAAAAGCGTAGCTGATGTTTTCAACCTTTATTGGCGCATCTGTCGGTGTGAGGTACAGGTTCACATGAAAATCTTTACTGTCGGTCAGCCCAATTGTGTTTTCGCGGATTTTGTCATTTAAATAGCCGTCGCGGTATGCTGCAAAAACGTACTCGGTTTCGGGATTCAGCTTGAGCTGAAATTTTCCGTCGGTTGCACGCATGCGCAGGTTGGTACCGTCGGTCGCAATCACACGAACGCGGGCCCCGTCGATGCGCTGTCCTGTTTCTTTATCGAAGATCTCGCCGGTTATCCGGTACACTTTGGGTGGAAGATAGAAGGAATAAATGTCGTCGCTTCTCGATCCTTTGCGATTGGAGGAAAACAGTCCGCGCGGATTTTCCTCATGAATGAAGGTCATTCCGAAGTCGTCGCCGGATGAATTAACCGGGACCTGCAGGTTTTCGATTGTCCATTTACCGTCTTCGTCCTTGGTCGCTTTAAAAATATCAAGTCCGCCCATACCAGGGTGGTAGTCCGACGAAAAATACAGGTTTCCTTCCCAGTCGACTGAAGGGAACATTTCGTCGCCGGGAGTATTAATTTCTTTGCCTAGATTGACCGGCTTGCCGAAAGTACTTCCTTCGCGGGTAGCCATCCAAATGTCGTATCCTCCATAACCGCCGGATTTGTTGGAAGTGAAATAAAGCGTGTTGCCGTCGGGCGAAAAAGCCGGGTGGGCAGCAACCAAACTGTCGGACGTCAACGGCAGTAAAACCGGTTCGGACCAATTACCACGAGACATGCGTGCCGCGAAAAGGCTCGCACCCAGATCTTTGGTTTTGTCGAAACGGCAACGGGTAAAAACCATCAGGTCGCCGTTTGGTGATATGGCCGGAGCCCCTTCATCTTCTTCGGTATTGATAATTCCGCTGTCGTCGATCAGCTCCGGCTCAGACCATTTCTGCTTTTGCAGCTGAAATTCCGAGCGGTACAAATCGCCAAAATGCTGGCCGGTGATCGCACTGGTGCGTTTCCCGCTGATGTCGCTTTCCCGCATCGATGATAAAATAAGTTCGTTGTCGCGGCCGGCGATAAAAGCAGGAGAGTAGTCGCTGAATTTGGAGCTCAGTTCTTTTACCGGAGCAACGATGTAGCGT harbors:
- a CDS encoding FecR family protein, producing MDELILKCLQGEASKDEVSQVEAWIDTDPENFKHYEEIRDAWFAAGQLADSKHLNIEQRYSALQNRIQNSPAQKSKTIPIKRIPEWIKIAAVFVLAFLLGAVWMSNRGQLGFQSEVAHYEIEAPYGAKLNMNLGDGTKVWLNAGSKLTYSSTFNSKDRDIQLTGEGYFEVAKNTDLPFVVKAGDVKVKAVGTAFNVKAYADENLLETTLVEGKVDVSEFGDHVVLQPNQKITINLGSSLNNNMSYKIADNVNTELYTSWRGKRWIFERENMLDFAKTLERRYDVKITIADERLKSYKISGSIEQQTLGQLLQAVQLTIPLNYTINENKVILTINEKLKREYEPLIKK
- a CDS encoding RNA polymerase sigma-70 factor encodes the protein MTTNEIEIFRKMSRGDEGAFEYFFKKYYGRLYNYCYDLLKDSLAAEEIVEELFFRVWEKRDQIVVQTSPAAYFYRTVYNNSLNHLKHKKVEDKFLLYQTHQAFEEIEKANNSFPLSTLIEKEYEIKLQNSIEKLPDQCRQIFVMSRLEGKKNKEIAEILEVSVNTVKTQLLRALTRLQKDLKHLLVVLFFKN
- a CDS encoding potassium channel family protein; protein product: MSQSTNKFQDVSNRTLRVGVLLLFSMLSIGTLAYMYIEKYSLIDAFFMTIITISTVGFSEVHPLSDIGKIFTSGLIITSLGSLAYVGSNLARFVFDGELVNYLKTYRVDKKIQKLKDHVIIIGFGRNGEQVAMELMDYGIEFVIIDKRDNVISRIRDNEELLYIRGDATHEDVLKQAGVDHARALIATTPNDADNVFVALTARSMNPSLKIVSRASEMESVSKLKRAGVTNVIMPERIGGQRMAKLITQPDVVEFLEYILLQHSKDVSLEEISCTNMADCFVNHSIEELRSKDISGINIVGIKISGAKYIFNPSSELTLSRGDQLFVLGSPEQIKRFRHLLERG
- a CDS encoding DUF2851 family protein → MSTMLTNSWLSSDIFLILVNLIKPKPMNEFFLQFLWKHRLFNEDPFQTSSGQPIKVISPGFQNTDAGPDFFNARLKIGETTWAGNVEIHWRSSDWIKHKHEKDGAYDNVILHVVKEDDTAIQNSKGEHIECACLNYDEILEHNYLKLQKSTSWIPCADSIHRVPSITLQIWYHALMVERLQQKTAEITERLQQNNNDWNETFYQFLARNFGFKTNAVPFELLAKVLPLSILGKHKNDLFQLEALLYGTAGLLNEELVGDDYFLALRQEFSFLYKKYKLKPIEGHLWKFLRLRPVNFPTVRIAQFAMLVHQSTALFSHIIETEKLSDVKKLFQIEASSYWESHFKFNKLSKKQAKHLGDSAFFNLVINTLVPFLFVYGEYHKKQPLKDLALNYLEQIPAETNSIIANWAGLGIAARSAFDTQALIQLKNNYCNAKKCLNCPVGMKLIHHSNHEKHEPVDE
- a CDS encoding VTT domain-containing protein; translated protein: MNLSKLNITRIVVVVFFFAIAVSIASATIGREIYGATKVSLLSFGIINFSGYLFFLIMPVELAFIYYLHSHLSLFLLNIIAIVTALGAQLIDYCIGRWLSASFIDKLVGRHRYEKAEEEIRAYGNIAIFLFNLLPLSSPIILLAAGMLKHPIRQAIFYSLLGLVAKYLFISIIFF
- the pyrF gene encoding orotidine-5'-phosphate decarboxylase, which translates into the protein MNKEQLFEQIKAKRSFLCIGLDTDILKIPAHLKDTSDPIFAFNKEIIDATQDLCVAYKPNLAFYESLGVAGWVALEKTVNYIREKYPEQFIIADAKRGDIGNTSNLYARAFFDHMDFDAVTVAPYMGEDSVKPFMTYLDRWVILLALTSNKGAFDFQFLKDEESGDQLYESVLKTSQTWGTTDNMMYVVGATKAENLEGIRELVPDHFLLVPGVGAQGGSLEEVAKYGMNDHCGLLVNSSRAIIYASNDEDFAEKARMAAMDVQVDMEELLLEADLL